One window of Corallococcus caeni genomic DNA carries:
- a CDS encoding SDR family NAD(P)-dependent oxidoreductase, producing MDTGLQGKGVLVTGGAGGIGSALVRAFAGEGAKVAVHYHRSQEKAGALAREVGGTSVRADLTMEADVDALVPQAVKDLGRLDVLVCNTGVYPAPDEPLWTMSLERWRRTLAQNLDSVFLSCRAFLRHVETTGTGTIVIISSTAGLFGEAGHTDYAAAKGALAAGFVKSLKNELHRIAPMGRVNVVCPGWTEVDRNRARLVDPEFVGRVTRTMPLRKVGQPEDVARVVVTLASDRISGHVTGEVVTVAGGMEGRVLHED from the coding sequence ATGGACACGGGACTGCAGGGCAAGGGTGTGCTGGTGACGGGCGGCGCGGGCGGCATCGGCTCCGCGCTGGTGCGCGCGTTCGCGGGCGAGGGCGCGAAGGTGGCGGTGCACTACCACCGCAGCCAGGAGAAGGCGGGGGCGCTCGCGCGCGAGGTGGGCGGCACGTCCGTCCGCGCGGACCTCACCATGGAGGCGGACGTGGACGCGCTGGTGCCGCAGGCGGTGAAGGACCTGGGCCGGCTGGACGTGCTGGTGTGCAACACCGGCGTCTATCCCGCCCCCGACGAGCCGCTGTGGACGATGTCGCTGGAGCGCTGGCGCCGCACGCTGGCGCAGAACCTGGACAGCGTGTTCCTGAGCTGCCGCGCGTTCCTGCGCCACGTGGAGACCACGGGCACGGGCACCATCGTCATCATCAGCTCCACGGCGGGCCTCTTCGGCGAGGCGGGCCATACGGACTACGCGGCGGCGAAGGGGGCCCTGGCGGCGGGCTTCGTGAAGAGCCTGAAGAACGAGCTGCACCGCATCGCGCCCATGGGCCGCGTCAACGTGGTGTGCCCGGGCTGGACGGAGGTGGACCGCAACCGCGCCAGGTTGGTGGACCCGGAGTTCGTCGGCCGCGTCACGCGGACGATGCCGCTGCGCAAGGTGGGGCAGCCGGAGGACGTGGCGCGCGTCGTCGTGACGCTCGCGTCGGATCGCATCTCCGGCCACGTGACGGGCGAGGTCGTCACCGTGGCTGGAGGCATGGAAGGAAGGGTGCTGCATGAAGACTGA
- a CDS encoding class I SAM-dependent methyltransferase yields the protein MKTDLDVRTYNRDAWNGEVGRGNPWTVPVSPEVIAAARRGDWSVVLTPTKPVPRAWFGELKGKDVLGLASAGGQQCPVLAAAGARVTVFDNSPAQLAQDRKVAEREGLTLQYVEGDMRDLSAFADGSFDLIFHPCSNCFVEEIRPVWREAFRVLRPGGVLLSGICNPVRYLFDPAEEEKGVMRLKYPMPYSDFTSLTDEERRRYSDKNEPMCVGHSLEDQLGGQLDAGFVLTGLFEDKYEAKDLLSTFLSTFIATRALKPAARL from the coding sequence ATGAAGACTGACCTGGACGTGCGGACGTACAACCGCGATGCGTGGAACGGCGAGGTGGGCCGGGGCAATCCGTGGACGGTGCCGGTGTCCCCGGAGGTCATCGCCGCCGCGCGGCGGGGGGACTGGAGCGTGGTGCTCACCCCGACGAAGCCCGTACCGCGCGCGTGGTTCGGGGAGCTGAAGGGAAAGGACGTGCTGGGCCTGGCTAGCGCGGGCGGCCAGCAGTGCCCGGTGCTCGCGGCGGCGGGCGCACGCGTCACCGTGTTCGACAACTCGCCCGCGCAGCTGGCGCAGGACCGGAAGGTGGCCGAGCGCGAGGGCCTGACGCTCCAGTACGTGGAGGGCGACATGCGGGACCTGTCCGCGTTCGCCGACGGGAGCTTCGACCTCATCTTCCACCCGTGCTCCAACTGCTTCGTGGAGGAGATAAGGCCCGTTTGGCGCGAGGCCTTCCGCGTGCTGCGTCCGGGCGGCGTGCTCTTGTCGGGCATCTGCAACCCGGTGCGCTACCTCTTCGACCCGGCCGAGGAGGAGAAGGGCGTGATGCGGCTGAAGTACCCGATGCCGTATTCCGACTTCACCAGCCTCACCGACGAGGAGCGCCGCCGCTACAGCGACAAGAATGAGCCCATGTGCGTGGGGCATTCGCTGGAGGACCAGCTGGGCGGCCAGCTGGACGCGGGCTTCGTGCTCACGGGTCTGTTCGAGGACAAGTACGAGGCGAAGGACCTGCTCTCCACGTTCCTGTCCACCTTCATCGCCACCCGGGCGCTGAAGCCCGCCGCGCGGTTGTGA
- a CDS encoding LysM peptidoglycan-binding domain-containing protein produces the protein MALQNDYQDVLDVAKSVGAKVETREENGKLVIKGSVDHAFDRDRMWDQIKAKHPKWNDELMVMLTVTHAEPYGLHTVKSGDTLSKLAKDIYGDMKLYTKIFEANKDQLKDPDHIKVGQVLKLPPKTIANKA, from the coding sequence ATGGCCTTGCAGAACGACTACCAGGACGTGCTGGACGTGGCGAAGAGCGTGGGCGCGAAGGTCGAAACGCGCGAGGAGAACGGCAAGCTCGTCATCAAGGGCTCCGTCGACCACGCCTTCGACCGCGATCGCATGTGGGATCAGATCAAGGCGAAGCACCCGAAGTGGAACGACGAGCTCATGGTCATGCTCACCGTGACCCACGCGGAGCCCTACGGCCTGCACACCGTGAAGTCCGGCGACACGCTCAGCAAGCTGGCCAAGGACATCTACGGGGACATGAAGCTGTACACGAAGATCTTCGAGGCCAACAAGGATCAGCTCAAGGACCCGGACCACATCAAGGTGGGCCAGGTCCTCAAGCTGCCGCCGAAGACCATCGCCAACAAGGCCTGA
- a CDS encoding ChaN family lipoprotein, with the protein MRASLALHLALFRRQRAQIARVVEGRTEAFRAYEARYRRRTSTYQRVVPLTHVHQRIAASDLVYVGDYHTLPLAQQTYLDLVERALASGRRVVLALECVEGRHQAALDAYLAGRLPERTLLSRLGHGPTPGFGPGAGIRAVLGFAKRHKLQVAAIDRRAQGERSLALRDAFAAERIARVARAEDVPLVMVLVGQFHAAPCHLPAQVERALGEAHPRRGLVVYQNAEGLWWRLAREGRLGGAEAVELADGALCLMNASPVLCQQSFLDYLEAEGDDAPLLDRSAAERFRDMAELIGGLAGVSVGRELDSVEVTTVADSDVLARIRRRGRFTQAELSQLRKHILSRESGYIPRARTAWLASLSLNHAAEEAAHFVRHCAVGDAMDAPRGASEAFYARCLEEALGFFGSKLINPRRTCPNVTEWARRFGEARGLERQIAAFVLAHKATESEAPDEAVKLLPLRRDRLFHGVSHALGYLLGDSLYRAFDAGQVDTADIRALFRDPLVDPRGAYLAWAARLRGL; encoded by the coding sequence ATGCGCGCGTCGCTTGCCCTTCACCTCGCCCTCTTCCGCCGCCAACGCGCCCAGATCGCCCGGGTGGTCGAGGGCCGCACCGAAGCCTTCCGCGCCTACGAGGCCCGCTACCGCCGGCGCACGAGCACCTACCAGCGCGTGGTCCCCCTGACCCACGTGCACCAGCGCATCGCGGCGTCGGACCTCGTCTACGTCGGCGACTACCACACGCTGCCCCTCGCCCAGCAGACCTACCTGGACCTCGTCGAGCGCGCCCTCGCCTCCGGACGCCGTGTCGTGCTGGCGCTCGAGTGCGTGGAAGGCCGTCACCAGGCGGCCCTCGACGCGTACCTCGCCGGACGATTGCCGGAGCGCACCCTTCTGTCGCGGCTGGGTCACGGCCCCACCCCGGGCTTCGGTCCGGGCGCCGGCATCCGCGCCGTGCTGGGCTTCGCGAAGCGCCACAAGCTCCAGGTGGCCGCCATCGACCGGCGGGCCCAGGGAGAGCGCTCGCTCGCGCTGCGGGACGCCTTCGCGGCTGAGCGCATCGCCCGCGTGGCCCGCGCGGAGGACGTCCCGCTGGTGATGGTGCTGGTGGGCCAGTTCCACGCCGCGCCCTGCCACCTCCCCGCGCAGGTGGAGCGCGCGCTGGGTGAGGCGCATCCGCGCCGCGGGCTCGTCGTGTACCAGAACGCCGAAGGCCTCTGGTGGCGCCTCGCGCGCGAGGGCCGGCTGGGTGGCGCGGAGGCCGTGGAGCTGGCGGACGGCGCGCTGTGCCTGATGAACGCCTCCCCTGTCCTGTGCCAGCAGAGCTTCCTGGACTACCTGGAGGCCGAAGGCGACGACGCGCCCCTGCTGGACCGCAGCGCCGCGGAGCGCTTCCGCGACATGGCGGAGCTCATCGGCGGGCTCGCGGGCGTGTCCGTGGGCCGGGAGCTGGACTCGGTGGAGGTGACGACGGTGGCGGACAGCGACGTGCTCGCCCGCATCCGCCGGCGCGGCCGCTTCACCCAGGCGGAGCTGTCCCAGCTGCGCAAGCACATCCTGTCGCGCGAGAGCGGCTACATCCCCCGCGCGCGCACGGCCTGGCTGGCGTCGCTGTCCCTCAACCACGCCGCGGAGGAGGCCGCCCACTTCGTGCGCCACTGCGCCGTGGGCGACGCCATGGACGCTCCGCGAGGCGCGTCCGAGGCCTTCTACGCGCGGTGCCTGGAAGAGGCCCTGGGCTTCTTCGGCTCCAAGCTGATCAACCCGCGCCGCACCTGCCCCAACGTCACGGAGTGGGCCCGGCGCTTCGGCGAGGCCCGGGGCCTGGAGCGGCAGATCGCCGCCTTCGTCCTCGCCCACAAGGCCACGGAGTCCGAGGCCCCCGACGAGGCCGTGAAGCTCCTCCCCCTGCGCCGCGACCGCCTGTTCCACGGCGTCAGCCACGCGCTGGGCTACCTGTTGGGGGACAGCCTCTACCGCGCCTTCGACGCCGGTCAGGTGGACACCGCCGACATCCGCGCCCTCTTCCGGGATCCGCTCGTGGATCCGCGGGGCGCGTACCTCGCCTGGGCCGCGCGCCTGCGCGGGCTCTAA
- a CDS encoding TonB-dependent receptor plug domain-containing protein: protein MQTVLPRTLILCAVMFVAAPVHAQEPALLHAPPRRAEPRQPLQLDATLVDGGKVLELFVRYRGPGEPYVQVPMELQYGDLYRAMIPAVHMVPPGVEYFVEAAMADGSRTPLFMSALRPARVMVGTQAPEPPPARVPPGRKGSREEPKPEPGIDAFTPPSGGGEDGDAGAAPAPPPVRTGTSTPSVPGTRMDGADPRSSSRTNAADPRAASRTDAADSRPSGRPDGTDARASPHAGTSDSRASSTSNGTDSRSSNRAATSDSRAASTANGTDSRSPNRTDAPDSRTAPRTDAPRTSTRATGADSRASRTASSDDAMAALNADVPPDSRASPASRTALDDDLALYSAEDVLAVTTLQEEAVRTVPAIGASFNRSQMIALGARTVADVLDVVPGVSVSRDVQGFHRTAIRGLRNDAEVLFLLDGHRLNNFFDGKALMNLPVENLERIEVIRGPGSAIHGAGAFQGVVNLVTNHADGVRGAVSTGGVPRDDGRLALATDGHLSAAHSTGDLRLFADLDVWTQEGDSLIVDHDALDDEAVDQGLRDVDEPAGRTRDGRFLVNAGGGVSYGLDSAGRVGVTARYLSEKRDALVGLFDTVGNDSELSWNVLLADLTWERPLSDGGQVRARLGFDQQSTDRLFQLTPHDFRTGDGVERLFPDGLQEETQVTVRTVTASVDADLALAKENHLTLGFVAEQQSLSRYDYTTNYTLDGRLRPSPAAPEGLVDLTQGAASRRLTLGLSAQDQWTVLSALTLTFGLRLDATQLPDVDAAGSLDASKMVVRVNPRVGLVIAASDALVLKALYGRAFRAPTPQELVERIPDTDYNQGRFEGNPLLKPTTVDTFELGADLVQAAGDSRVRVRANVFLQNFASPITPVDTSGNIVPLRNRELGVRVYGVEAEARLEASKRAAAWVNASLSRAQDLELPEQSRLLTDVPQARFNAGVSMPLGDWVNLDVVVRSGAERRNNNRSTLELIRRYEIPAYSLITAQLRTEPIWEHFEVTLFAQNLFDHDLRDDVPRPDRVTGLLPREGVSGYLTLRAFY, encoded by the coding sequence TTGCAGACCGTTCTTCCCCGCACGCTCATCCTCTGTGCCGTGATGTTCGTCGCGGCCCCCGTCCACGCGCAGGAGCCCGCGCTGTTGCACGCGCCGCCGCGGCGCGCGGAGCCCCGGCAGCCCCTCCAACTGGATGCGACGCTGGTGGATGGCGGCAAGGTGCTGGAGCTCTTCGTCCGCTATCGCGGCCCGGGAGAGCCGTACGTCCAGGTCCCGATGGAGCTGCAGTACGGAGACCTGTACCGCGCGATGATCCCCGCGGTGCACATGGTGCCACCCGGCGTGGAGTACTTCGTCGAGGCGGCGATGGCGGATGGTTCGCGCACGCCGCTCTTCATGTCCGCGCTCCGGCCCGCGAGGGTGATGGTGGGAACCCAGGCCCCGGAGCCTCCGCCGGCGAGGGTACCGCCGGGCCGCAAGGGAAGCCGTGAAGAGCCGAAGCCCGAGCCTGGCATCGATGCCTTCACGCCGCCGTCAGGGGGAGGGGAGGACGGTGACGCAGGTGCTGCTCCGGCTCCGCCCCCTGTAAGGACCGGGACCTCCACTCCGTCCGTCCCCGGGACGCGCATGGATGGCGCGGACCCGCGTTCTTCAAGCCGCACGAACGCTGCCGACCCGCGTGCGGCAAGCCGCACGGATGCCGCTGACTCGCGGCCGTCGGGGCGTCCGGACGGGACGGACGCTCGCGCATCGCCCCACGCGGGGACCTCGGATTCACGAGCATCAAGCACCTCGAATGGGACGGACTCACGCTCGTCGAATCGCGCGGCGACCTCCGATTCACGAGCCGCGAGCACCGCGAATGGGACGGACTCGCGCTCGCCGAACCGGACCGATGCGCCCGATTCACGCACTGCCCCCCGAACGGACGCCCCTCGCACTTCGACTCGCGCGACCGGTGCGGACTCGCGGGCTTCGCGCACCGCCAGCTCCGACGACGCGATGGCCGCACTCAACGCGGACGTTCCACCGGACTCCCGTGCGTCCCCTGCCTCCCGCACCGCCTTGGACGACGACCTGGCGCTCTACAGCGCGGAGGACGTGCTCGCGGTGACGACGCTCCAGGAGGAGGCCGTGCGCACCGTGCCGGCCATCGGCGCTTCCTTCAACCGCTCGCAGATGATCGCGCTGGGGGCCCGCACGGTGGCGGACGTGCTGGACGTGGTGCCCGGGGTGTCCGTCAGCCGCGACGTGCAGGGCTTCCACCGCACCGCCATCCGGGGCCTGCGCAACGACGCGGAGGTCCTCTTCCTCCTCGACGGCCACCGCCTCAACAACTTCTTCGACGGCAAGGCGCTCATGAACCTGCCGGTGGAGAACCTGGAGCGCATCGAGGTCATCCGCGGCCCCGGCTCCGCCATCCATGGCGCGGGCGCCTTCCAGGGCGTCGTCAACCTCGTCACCAACCACGCCGACGGCGTGCGCGGCGCCGTCTCCACCGGCGGCGTTCCCCGCGACGACGGCCGGCTCGCGCTCGCCACCGACGGCCACCTGTCCGCCGCGCACTCCACCGGCGACCTGCGCCTGTTCGCGGACCTGGACGTGTGGACCCAGGAAGGGGACTCGCTCATCGTCGACCACGACGCGCTCGACGACGAGGCCGTGGACCAGGGCCTGCGCGACGTGGACGAGCCCGCGGGCCGCACCCGCGACGGACGGTTCCTCGTGAACGCGGGTGGAGGCGTGTCCTACGGCCTGGACAGCGCCGGCCGCGTGGGCGTCACCGCGCGCTACCTCTCCGAGAAGCGCGATGCCCTCGTCGGCCTGTTCGACACCGTGGGCAATGACTCGGAGCTGTCCTGGAACGTGCTCCTCGCCGACCTCACCTGGGAGCGGCCTCTCTCCGACGGAGGGCAGGTGCGCGCCCGGCTGGGCTTCGATCAGCAGTCCACCGACCGCCTCTTCCAGCTCACCCCCCACGACTTCCGCACCGGCGACGGCGTGGAGCGCCTGTTCCCGGACGGCCTCCAGGAGGAGACCCAGGTCACCGTGCGCACCGTGACGGCCTCCGTGGACGCGGACCTCGCGCTGGCCAAGGAGAACCACCTCACGCTGGGCTTCGTCGCCGAACAGCAGTCGCTGTCCCGCTACGACTACACCACGAACTACACGCTCGACGGCCGCCTGCGCCCCAGCCCCGCCGCCCCCGAAGGGCTCGTGGACCTCACGCAAGGAGCGGCCTCCCGCCGCCTCACCCTGGGCCTCTCCGCGCAGGACCAGTGGACCGTGCTCTCCGCGCTCACGCTCACCTTCGGCCTGCGCCTGGACGCCACCCAGCTGCCCGACGTGGACGCGGCGGGCTCGCTCGACGCCAGCAAGATGGTGGTGCGCGTGAACCCGCGCGTGGGCCTGGTCATCGCCGCGTCGGACGCGCTCGTGCTCAAGGCCCTGTACGGTCGCGCCTTCCGCGCCCCCACGCCCCAGGAACTGGTCGAGCGCATCCCCGACACCGACTACAACCAGGGCCGCTTCGAGGGAAACCCGCTCCTCAAGCCCACCACCGTGGACACCTTCGAGCTGGGCGCGGACCTGGTCCAGGCCGCCGGCGACAGCCGCGTGCGCGTGCGCGCCAACGTCTTCCTCCAGAACTTCGCCTCGCCCATCACCCCGGTGGACACCAGCGGCAACATCGTCCCCCTGCGCAACCGCGAGCTGGGCGTGCGCGTGTACGGCGTGGAGGCGGAGGCTCGCCTGGAGGCGTCGAAGCGGGCCGCCGCGTGGGTCAACGCCAGCCTGTCGCGCGCGCAGGACCTGGAACTGCCGGAGCAGTCCCGCCTGCTCACGGACGTGCCCCAGGCGCGCTTCAACGCGGGCGTGTCCATGCCGCTGGGGGACTGGGTGAACCTGGACGTGGTGGTGCGCTCCGGCGCCGAGCGCCGCAACAACAACCGCTCCACCCTGGAGCTCATCCGCCGCTATGAGATTCCGGCCTACAGCCTCATCACCGCGCAGCTGCGCACCGAGCCCATCTGGGAGCACTTCGAGGTGACGCTCTTCGCGCAGAACCTCTTCGACCACGACCTGCGCGACGACGTGCCCCGGCCGGACCGCGTCACCGGCCTGCTGCCTCGCGAGGGCGTGTCCGGCTACCTCACCCTGAGGGCCTTCTACTGA
- a CDS encoding 5'-nucleotidase, whose product MDRRHLTAALAALALLPGCLAYNDSCTPLVDDPDAVVGYLGEEVQLGSAFTRHDNNALGQLAADAFLHAEDGAAKPTELGIINGGSLRDEGLCVTRTSLRTGPLTDGVLHEVILFENLVVTVDLTEKQLVNLFEHSVEALALEGQAIVSPSGAFLHVSDGTTLRVDCARPVGQRVTELRVRGRAVSIPARDDASIRYRVAMSTFLLDGGDGYGSILGDAGRDPDRNPVTARKLGGTDANIAAAYMKSTYPSPVQALKEAPRIVFDNCARPARPAPR is encoded by the coding sequence ATGGACCGCCGCCACCTCACCGCCGCGCTCGCGGCGCTCGCGCTGTTGCCCGGGTGCCTCGCGTACAACGACTCCTGCACCCCGCTGGTGGACGACCCCGACGCCGTCGTGGGTTACCTGGGCGAGGAGGTCCAGCTGGGCTCGGCCTTCACCCGGCACGACAACAACGCGCTGGGGCAGCTGGCCGCGGACGCGTTCCTCCACGCGGAGGACGGCGCCGCGAAGCCCACGGAGCTGGGCATCATCAACGGCGGCTCGCTGCGCGACGAAGGCCTGTGCGTCACCCGCACGTCCCTGCGCACGGGGCCGCTCACCGACGGCGTCCTGCACGAGGTCATCCTCTTCGAGAACCTCGTCGTGACGGTGGACCTCACGGAGAAGCAGCTCGTGAACCTCTTCGAGCACTCCGTGGAGGCGCTGGCCCTGGAGGGGCAGGCCATCGTGTCGCCGTCCGGCGCGTTCCTCCACGTGTCCGACGGCACCACCCTGCGCGTGGACTGCGCGCGTCCGGTGGGCCAGCGCGTGACGGAGCTGCGCGTGAGGGGCCGCGCCGTGTCCATCCCCGCGCGCGACGACGCGTCCATCCGCTACCGCGTGGCGATGTCCACGTTCCTGCTGGACGGAGGGGACGGTTACGGGAGCATCCTGGGCGACGCGGGACGGGACCCGGACCGCAACCCGGTGACGGCGCGCAAGCTGGGCGGCACGGACGCCAACATCGCGGCGGCGTACATGAAGAGCACCTACCCCAGCCCGGTCCAGGCGCTGAAGGAAGCCCCGCGCATCGTCTTCGACAACTGTGCCCGGCCCGCCCGGCCCGCCCCGCGCTGA
- a CDS encoding TIGR04563 family protein: protein MATTDHRKQSLYFPEDMLEEIQREATRQDRSLSWIVQQAWKVARADIRRMPSVNDVLGPLPPRPVAAAAQTATSAPAVVTSSAPASSDEPSKP from the coding sequence ATGGCCACCACGGATCATCGCAAGCAGTCACTCTATTTTCCCGAGGACATGCTGGAAGAGATCCAGCGCGAGGCGACCCGGCAGGATCGTTCCTTGTCGTGGATCGTCCAGCAGGCATGGAAGGTCGCCCGCGCCGACATCCGGCGGATGCCTTCGGTCAACGACGTGCTCGGCCCCCTGCCTCCACGGCCGGTGGCTGCCGCGGCGCAGACGGCCACCTCCGCTCCGGCGGTGGTGACGTCCAGCGCCCCGGCCTCCTCGGACGAGCCCTCCAAGCCGTAG
- a CDS encoding TIGR04563 family protein: MAGTDKRKQSLYFPEEMLKEIQEEANRQDRSLSWVVQQAWKIARDRIKSFPAVNDVTGDERTDPREERP; encoded by the coding sequence ATGGCAGGCACCGACAAGCGCAAGCAGTCGCTGTACTTCCCCGAGGAGATGCTGAAGGAGATCCAGGAGGAGGCGAACCGGCAGGACCGTTCCCTCTCATGGGTGGTGCAGCAGGCCTGGAAGATCGCCCGCGACCGCATCAAGTCTTTCCCTGCCGTGAATGACGTCACGGGCGACGAGCGCACGGACCCGCGCGAAGAAAGGCCTTAA
- the tilS gene encoding tRNA lysidine(34) synthetase TilS codes for MPRASPERPSLTAALARSYAGHGLASRSVLLAVSGGADSTALLVGTARVRDALALRVEVATVDHGLRPEAAEEVTSVVGLAARLGLTCHVRRLALSPGAGVEARAREARYATLEVLRQERGLDAVATGHTLDDQAETLLMRLSRGAALRGARGIHARAPTLVRPLLTCSREDVLAFLATEEVGFVRDPMNADPSFLRTRMRLDVLPALNRAAGFSTVEHLATFARLASEDEALLTGLADAAWERLALEGGGLDAVGLRALEPPLSRRVLARLLVAAGARVDHGTLERGRDVVARGGVMPLSDGFLLKATGGRVRCVGPGPQAPPAPLVLAGPGARGDFGAWRFQVAEGSAPPGVLALVLEEGTAWPLTVRSRKQGDRVRTRAGHRKVQDALVDARVPAEARDAQPVVVDARDALLWLPGVVPRIVEPGAASHTASCRHSLWAFPPASSERRTPPL; via the coding sequence ATGCCTCGCGCGTCTCCTGAACGTCCCTCGCTGACCGCCGCGCTCGCCCGCTCCTATGCCGGGCACGGCCTCGCCTCGCGCTCGGTGCTGCTCGCGGTCTCCGGAGGCGCGGACTCCACCGCGCTCCTCGTGGGAACGGCGCGCGTGCGCGACGCGCTGGCGCTGCGCGTGGAGGTGGCGACGGTGGACCACGGCCTCAGGCCCGAAGCCGCGGAGGAGGTCACCTCCGTCGTGGGCCTGGCCGCGCGCCTGGGCCTGACCTGTCACGTCCGGCGGCTCGCGCTTTCGCCCGGCGCGGGCGTGGAGGCCCGGGCCCGCGAGGCGCGCTACGCGACCCTGGAGGTCCTGCGACAGGAGCGCGGACTGGACGCCGTGGCCACCGGTCACACGCTCGACGACCAGGCGGAGACGCTGCTGATGCGCCTGTCCCGGGGCGCCGCGCTCCGGGGCGCGCGAGGCATCCACGCGCGCGCACCCACGCTCGTCCGGCCGCTGCTCACGTGCTCGCGCGAGGACGTGCTCGCCTTCCTGGCCACCGAGGAGGTGGGGTTCGTGCGCGATCCGATGAACGCGGACCCCTCCTTCCTGCGCACGCGCATGCGCCTGGACGTGCTGCCCGCGCTGAACCGCGCGGCGGGCTTCAGCACCGTGGAGCACCTGGCCACCTTCGCGCGCCTCGCCTCCGAGGACGAAGCCCTGCTCACCGGGCTGGCGGACGCGGCGTGGGAGCGGCTGGCGCTGGAGGGAGGCGGCCTGGACGCCGTGGGGCTGCGCGCCCTGGAGCCGCCGCTGTCGCGCCGCGTGCTCGCGCGGCTCCTGGTCGCGGCGGGCGCACGGGTGGACCACGGCACGCTGGAGCGCGGGCGGGACGTGGTGGCGCGTGGGGGCGTCATGCCGCTCAGCGACGGCTTCCTGCTCAAGGCCACCGGCGGGCGGGTGCGCTGCGTGGGGCCCGGACCCCAGGCGCCTCCCGCGCCGCTGGTGCTGGCGGGGCCGGGGGCGCGGGGGGACTTTGGCGCGTGGCGCTTCCAGGTGGCGGAAGGATCCGCGCCCCCGGGAGTGTTGGCCCTGGTGTTGGAGGAGGGGACGGCGTGGCCACTCACGGTGCGTTCGAGGAAACAGGGAGATCGCGTCCGCACGCGCGCGGGCCACCGCAAGGTGCAGGACGCGCTGGTGGATGCCCGCGTTCCGGCGGAGGCGCGCGACGCGCAGCCGGTGGTGGTGGACGCGCGCGATGCCCTGCTGTGGCTTCCCGGGGTCGTGCCGCGCATCGTCGAGCCTGGCGCCGCTTCCCACACGGCGTCTTGCCGACACTCGCTGTGGGCATTCCCGCCGGCTTCAAGCGAACGGCGGACCCCTCCGTTATAG